TTTTTCCAAAGAGGGGCCTGATGCTTGATCGCTTCAAGCAAAGCCATGCAACAACGTTGCGCAGGACCACGCCGATCAGCCTCAATCGCCACAAGCACGATGACCTCATGAGGCGATAAGCGCCCAACCCGATGGATCACAAGCGCTGCAGTCGCGCCATGCGCCATCAACAACCGTTCCGCATCCTCACGGATCAAGCTTTCGCACAGTCCTGGATAGTGCGTGAGCTCAAGCGCTTCAAGCGAACTCCCATGTTCAGCAACATCCCGAACCCGTCCACTGAATGAGGCTAAAGCAGCCGCAGTCGATGACCATTCAGACAACTGAATCCAAGGATC
This region of Synechococcus sp. WH 8016 genomic DNA includes:
- a CDS encoding molybdenum cofactor biosynthesis protein MoaE — translated: MTQKLEITVEIHSQPFDPWIQLSEWSSTAAALASFSGRVRDVAEHGSSLEALELTHYPGLCESLIREDAERLLMAHGATAALVIHRVGRLSPHEVIVLVAIEADRRGPAQRCCMALLEAIKHQAPLWKKEWRDGQGTWVSGNTPL